From one Deltaproteobacteria bacterium genomic stretch:
- the ndk gene encoding nucleoside-diphosphate kinase, whose protein sequence is MENDIMSETTLVILKPDCMTKKVAGQVMTRFEEAGLEVIGCKMQQLSAEVLREHYAHIADKPFYPEVEDFMRSTPVITLALRGENVITKIRDLAGPTNSQEAAKGTIRGDLGDDVMRNIVHASDSPEAATAELKRFFAAGEVFA, encoded by the coding sequence ATGGAGAATGATATTATGAGCGAAACAACACTAGTAATCTTGAAGCCTGATTGCATGACTAAGAAAGTTGCCGGCCAGGTAATGACTCGCTTTGAAGAAGCTGGTCTTGAAGTAATTGGTTGCAAAATGCAGCAGCTTAGCGCTGAAGTTCTTCGTGAGCACTACGCACACATCGCTGACAAGCCGTTCTACCCAGAAGTTGAAGACTTCATGCGTTCAACGCCAGTTATTACTTTGGCGCTTCGCGGCGAAAACGTAATCACAAAGATTCGCGACCTCGCAGGTCCAACCAACAGCCAAGAAGCTGCTAAAGGCACTATCCGTGGTGATCTGGGTGACGACGTGATGCGCAACATCGTTCACGCATCTGACTCACCAGAAGCTGCGACTGCAGAACTTAAGCGTTTCTTCGCCGCTGGTGAAGTATTCGCATAA
- a CDS encoding amidase yields the protein MGTSESKRVLTSSATAIAETIRSGELSSRRAVEIHIEQIQRVNPTINAVVRERFDDALAEADQADEDLKTKNPSELPAFHGVPCTIKECFGLTGMPQSSGAVKRKGVIAYEDATAVKRLREAGAIPMGVTNTSELCLWMESNNYVYGRTNNAYDPKRTVGGSSGGEGAIISAGASPFGLGSDIGGSIRMPAFFNGVFGHKPTGGLVPGTGQHPCAENEALRFLTTGPLCRRAEDLMPLLRVMAGPDGVDTGCFEMPLGDPDEVDLNGLRYLNLRGFKRYPVHSSLKRRQELMVDLFKRRGCKVIDIDIPEFSQAFEVWSAMMGEASDTPFVELMGDGDPVNAAAELGKWLVGQSEHTAMASLLGLAEKLVDLLPGYRTKLIELGHTLKARVTEMLDDDGIMFLPSYTSPAPKHNVPFWNQLRLRSDYAYTAILNVIEVPVTQVPLGMDRLKLPLGIQVAAGHGQDHMTIAVAKMLEHEFGGWQPPKLSGL from the coding sequence ATGGGCACAAGTGAATCCAAAAGAGTATTGACCTCCAGCGCAACCGCGATTGCGGAGACGATTCGCAGCGGTGAGCTCTCAAGTCGCCGAGCGGTAGAAATTCATATCGAACAGATTCAGCGAGTGAACCCCACCATCAATGCGGTGGTCCGAGAGCGCTTTGATGATGCCCTTGCGGAAGCCGACCAAGCAGACGAAGATTTAAAAACAAAGAATCCATCCGAGTTGCCAGCTTTTCATGGTGTACCATGCACGATTAAAGAGTGCTTTGGGCTTACGGGTATGCCCCAGTCTTCGGGTGCGGTGAAACGAAAAGGTGTCATAGCTTACGAGGATGCCACCGCGGTAAAGCGTCTGAGAGAAGCCGGCGCTATTCCGATGGGCGTGACGAATACATCCGAGCTTTGTCTCTGGATGGAAAGTAACAATTACGTTTATGGCCGAACCAACAATGCCTACGATCCGAAACGCACAGTGGGTGGAAGCTCAGGCGGTGAAGGTGCGATCATCAGCGCCGGCGCTTCTCCTTTTGGTTTAGGTTCCGATATCGGCGGCTCCATCAGGATGCCGGCATTTTTTAATGGGGTATTTGGTCATAAGCCAACAGGAGGTTTGGTGCCTGGTACCGGTCAGCATCCATGTGCAGAAAATGAAGCACTGCGCTTTTTGACCACTGGGCCCTTGTGTCGCAGGGCAGAGGATTTAATGCCTCTCTTACGCGTGATGGCAGGTCCAGATGGGGTGGATACGGGGTGTTTCGAGATGCCTCTGGGCGATCCAGATGAAGTGGATCTCAACGGTCTACGTTACTTAAACTTGCGAGGGTTCAAACGTTACCCGGTTCATTCATCACTGAAGCGTCGCCAAGAGCTGATGGTCGATTTGTTTAAAAGACGCGGCTGCAAAGTCATCGACATCGATATCCCTGAGTTTTCACAGGCCTTTGAAGTTTGGTCAGCGATGATGGGTGAAGCCTCGGATACTCCATTTGTGGAGCTGATGGGCGACGGAGATCCCGTGAATGCGGCAGCGGAGCTGGGCAAGTGGCTTGTTGGACAATCCGAGCATACTGCGATGGCCTCACTCTTAGGGCTTGCTGAGAAGTTGGTGGATCTTTTACCGGGTTATCGGACGAAGCTCATAGAGCTTGGGCATACCTTGAAGGCCCGTGTAACTGAGATGCTTGATGATGATGGAATTATGTTTTTGCCAAGTTACACATCACCGGCTCCAAAGCATAACGTGCCTTTCTGGAATCAGCTGCGTTTGCGATCAGACTATGCCTATACGGCAATTCTAAACGTGATTGAGGTTCCGGTGACCCAGGTGCCGCTAGGGATGGACCGTTTAAAGTTGCCGCTGGGGATTCAAGTAGCGGCCGGGCACGGGCAAGACCATATGACGATTGCCGTCGCTAAAATGCTTGAACATGAATTTGGTGGCTGGCAGCCTCCGAAGCTTTCGGGGCTTTAA
- a CDS encoding CbiX/SirB N-terminal domain-containing protein produces MKSTQTTHVILFCHGSSDPLWAAPFRELTLELQKTYGQDKVHLGFLERSEPDLETLVRQIAKLGAAHVKILPVFLSAGKHLREDVPPLLVEFGKEYQDLTFELLDPVGRQQAFMDMLESLVGHHLDS; encoded by the coding sequence ATGAAATCAACACAGACCACCCATGTGATCCTCTTTTGCCATGGCAGCTCCGACCCACTTTGGGCCGCTCCATTCAGGGAACTCACCCTGGAGCTTCAAAAGACCTACGGACAAGATAAAGTCCACCTCGGATTCTTAGAACGCAGCGAGCCCGATTTGGAAACTCTGGTTAGGCAAATCGCCAAGCTCGGGGCCGCGCATGTAAAAATCTTGCCAGTATTTCTGTCCGCTGGAAAGCATCTCCGGGAGGATGTCCCTCCCCTGCTAGTCGAATTTGGTAAGGAATATCAAGATCTTACGTTTGAACTACTCGACCCCGTGGGCCGCCAGCAAGCCTTTATGGATATGCTTGAGAGCCTCGTCGGACACCACCTGGATTCTTAA